A genome region from Flavobacterium sp. CFS9 includes the following:
- a CDS encoding AIR synthase related protein, with protein MSSDSSKRYAQRGVSASKEDVHNAIKNIDKGLFPQAFCKIVPDYLTQDQEHCLIMHADGAGTKSSLAYMYWKETGDISVWKGIAQDALIMNIDDLLCVGATDNILLSSTIGRNKNLIPAEVISAIINGTEELINELKSFGVTIHSTGGETADVGDVVRTIIVDSTVTARMKRSDVVDNANIKAGDVIVGLASFGQATYEKSYNGGMGSNGLTSARHDVFGKYLAAKYPESYDAAVPEELIYSGQVNLTDAVENSPINAGQLVLSPTRTYAPIIKKILDTYTPADIHGMVHCSGGAQTKILHFVQNLHIIKDNLFPVPPLFQLIQEQSKTDWKEMYQVFNCGHRMELYVPENIAQDIIAISKSFNVDAQIVGRVEAADTKKLTITSEYGTFEY; from the coding sequence ATGAGTTCAGATTCTAGCAAAAGGTACGCACAAAGAGGTGTTTCGGCATCGAAAGAAGACGTACACAACGCCATAAAAAATATTGACAAAGGTTTATTCCCACAGGCATTTTGTAAAATTGTACCTGATTATTTAACGCAAGACCAGGAGCACTGTTTGATTATGCATGCCGACGGTGCCGGTACAAAATCATCATTAGCCTATATGTACTGGAAAGAAACCGGTGATATTTCGGTTTGGAAAGGAATTGCTCAGGACGCTTTAATCATGAATATTGATGACTTATTGTGTGTAGGAGCAACCGATAATATTTTGCTTTCTTCAACAATTGGAAGAAACAAAAACTTAATCCCTGCTGAGGTTATTTCAGCAATCATCAACGGTACAGAAGAATTAATCAACGAACTAAAATCGTTTGGAGTAACCATTCATTCAACAGGAGGAGAAACTGCCGATGTTGGTGACGTTGTCCGTACTATTATTGTAGATTCTACGGTAACGGCACGCATGAAACGCAGCGATGTGGTAGATAATGCCAACATAAAAGCCGGTGACGTAATTGTTGGTTTGGCTTCTTTTGGACAGGCAACTTACGAGAAAAGCTATAACGGGGGAATGGGAAGTAACGGATTAACCTCTGCCCGTCACGATGTTTTTGGAAAATACCTGGCAGCAAAATACCCGGAGAGTTATGATGCAGCGGTACCCGAAGAATTAATCTATTCAGGTCAGGTAAATTTAACCGATGCTGTCGAAAACAGTCCGATAAATGCAGGACAGCTGGTACTTTCTCCAACCAGAACGTATGCACCAATTATCAAGAAAATCTTAGATACCTATACACCGGCTGATATTCACGGAATGGTACATTGCAGTGGAGGAGCTCAGACAAAGATTTTACATTTCGTTCAGAACTTACACATTATAAAAGACAATTTATTTCCGGTTCCGCCATTGTTCCAATTAATTCAGGAGCAATCTAAAACCGACTGGAAAGAAATGTATCAGGTTTTCAATTGCGGTCACCGTATGGAGCTTTATGTTCCCGAAAATATTGCACAAGATATTATTGCCATTTCAAAATCATTCAATGTCGATGCACAAATCGTAGGTAGAGTGGAAGCAGCAGACACTAAAAAGCTTACCATTACCAGCGAGTACGGAACATTCGAATATTAA
- a CDS encoding CsgG/HfaB family protein has protein sequence MNKTLLFLLLITCLLSGCGAYFNQPVGVQKAVFGENTSATEHLVGMPKPKEQIVVGVYKFKDQTGQYKATEAGSTFSTAVTQGATSILIKALQDSKWFVPIERENLGNLLNERNIIRSTRQEYEAKKEGGETALTPLLFAGVLLEGGIISYDTNIITGGFGARYFGAGGSTRYRQDRVTVYLRLVSTSNGKILNTVYVSKTILSQSIDASLFRYVNLNRLLEVETGFTRNEPIQLAVTEAIEKAVEGLIVEGIKGKLWEVNAPQNQIDAFVSAYDKEKSEADLAQLYDRNLEDKRGRFGIELSGGTTIIQGDYKSPEPRPMARGAVKYFFTPAFNVSASTNAFKIQNKGKEDYGYISTDLNLEFTILPRDILTPFVYGGYGFEFNKAYKNFHSKVQFGGGLEYMATRSLGVKLFGEYNVAFSDNVDYIIRGKRDDYYWKLGLGLTYYFPKSFKHKKK, from the coding sequence ATGAATAAAACTCTCCTTTTTCTACTGTTAATAACCTGCCTACTCTCAGGATGTGGCGCGTATTTTAATCAACCCGTAGGAGTTCAGAAGGCTGTTTTTGGAGAAAACACTTCTGCAACTGAACACTTAGTCGGTATGCCAAAACCAAAAGAACAGATTGTGGTAGGGGTATATAAATTTAAAGACCAGACAGGTCAATACAAAGCGACTGAAGCAGGAAGCACATTTAGCACAGCAGTTACTCAGGGTGCTACTTCTATTTTAATAAAAGCACTTCAGGACTCAAAATGGTTTGTTCCAATAGAACGTGAGAATCTGGGAAATTTATTAAACGAACGAAACATTATCCGGTCTACACGTCAGGAATATGAAGCGAAAAAAGAAGGCGGTGAAACGGCACTGACTCCTCTGTTATTTGCAGGAGTTTTGTTAGAAGGCGGTATTATTTCCTATGATACTAATATTATTACCGGAGGTTTTGGAGCCCGATATTTTGGCGCCGGAGGCTCTACGCGATACAGACAAGATCGGGTTACGGTATATTTAAGATTGGTTTCCACTTCAAATGGAAAAATACTAAACACTGTTTACGTTTCTAAGACAATCTTATCACAAAGTATAGACGCCAGTCTATTTCGATACGTAAATCTAAACCGACTTTTAGAAGTAGAAACCGGTTTTACCAGAAATGAACCCATTCAGCTGGCAGTTACCGAAGCTATAGAAAAAGCCGTTGAAGGCCTTATTGTAGAAGGAATCAAAGGCAAGCTTTGGGAAGTGAATGCGCCTCAAAATCAAATCGATGCTTTTGTATCAGCCTATGATAAAGAAAAAAGCGAAGCCGATCTGGCACAATTATACGATAGAAATTTAGAAGACAAAAGAGGTCGTTTTGGGATAGAGCTTTCCGGTGGGACAACTATTATACAAGGCGATTATAAAAGTCCTGAGCCGCGTCCAATGGCCAGGGGAGCAGTGAAATATTTTTTCACTCCGGCTTTTAATGTAAGCGCTTCAACCAATGCATTCAAAATTCAGAATAAAGGGAAAGAGGATTATGGGTATATCTCTACAGATCTCAATCTCGAATTCACCATATTACCTCGCGATATTCTGACACCGTTTGTTTATGGCGGCTACGGATTTGAATTTAATAAGGCCTACAAAAATTTCCATAGTAAAGTTCAGTTTGGAGGCGGTTTAGAATATATGGCTACCCGTAGTTTAGGAGTAAAATTATTCGGAGAATATAATGTGGCCTTTAGCGACAATGTTGATTACATTATAAGAGGTAAAAGAGATGATTATTACTGGAAACTTGGTTTGGGACTCACTTATTACTTCCCAAAAAGTTTCAAGCACAAGAAAAAATAG
- a CDS encoding curli assembly protein CsgF — MKNLISFVFVLGFCTVSFAQDLAYKPVNPAFNGGETFNYQWLLSSAQAQNDFKEDNTNAYKQPTDLERFKSTLNNQLLNRISNSLFDSQFGSGTGSGGGTGGGTGGGLTPGNYVFGTLSVDIYNSNLGMVVNILDIETGEQTQVIIPGK, encoded by the coding sequence ATGAAAAATTTAATTTCATTCGTATTTGTGTTGGGTTTTTGTACTGTTTCTTTCGCACAGGATCTTGCTTATAAGCCTGTAAATCCAGCTTTTAATGGTGGTGAAACTTTTAATTATCAATGGTTGCTCAGTTCTGCGCAGGCACAAAATGATTTTAAAGAAGACAATACAAACGCATACAAACAGCCGACAGATCTGGAGCGTTTTAAAAGCACTTTAAATAACCAGTTGCTCAATAGAATTTCAAATTCATTATTTGATAGTCAATTTGGGTCTGGTACAGGCTCTGGTGGGGGTACCGGAGGCGGTACCGGCGGAGGACTTACCCCTGGTAATTATGTCTTCGGAACACTGTCTGTGGATATTTACAATTCTAACTTAGGAATGGTTGTCAATATTCTGGATATTGAAACTGGCGAGCAAACGCAAGTTATTATACCGGGTAAATAG
- a CDS encoding M949_RS01915 family surface polysaccharide biosynthesis protein — translation MKSSILFCILFFTAFGFAQKTESHKLTQKEIAQRELDGVSEFPIYRALECSDKSGVYELLLCENQKTISKKDTLNTKIQAIYTLNDHSGFVEKWRINDLLEDSDPKETTIYFWTKYCTATDLDGDGLIDPVIVYGTKTEYNEIRRVKIITVYQNKKYAIRAVECDLDYCRSFKKDSTWNLLPLKTKTYLNSLVERLRKERNLLLKDG, via the coding sequence ATGAAAAGCTCTATTTTATTTTGCATTCTTTTTTTTACCGCATTCGGTTTTGCACAAAAAACAGAAAGTCATAAACTAACCCAAAAAGAAATCGCTCAAAGGGAACTTGACGGTGTTTCGGAATTTCCCATTTACAGAGCACTTGAATGCTCTGATAAAAGCGGTGTGTATGAATTACTCCTCTGTGAAAATCAAAAAACGATTTCAAAAAAAGATACGTTAAACACAAAGATCCAGGCCATTTATACCCTGAATGATCATAGTGGTTTTGTTGAAAAATGGAGAATTAATGATTTACTGGAAGACAGCGATCCTAAAGAAACTACTATTTATTTTTGGACCAAATATTGTACCGCCACTGATCTTGACGGAGACGGACTTATCGATCCGGTGATTGTATATGGAACAAAAACGGAATACAACGAGATAAGGCGGGTTAAAATTATTACGGTCTACCAAAATAAAAAATATGCCATACGTGCCGTAGAATGTGATTTGGATTATTGCAGGAGCTTTAAAAAAGATTCAACATGGAATTTACTTCCTCTAAAAACAAAAACTTATCTTAATTCATTAGTGGAAAGATTAAGAAAGGAGCGGAATTTACTTTTGAAAGATGGATAG
- a CDS encoding carboxypeptidase regulatory-like domain-containing protein: protein MKIGLKILICFMLLISCSEDQVDETGTGAVKGRVVDARTYEGIENARISSSPTTSTVFSDKDGYFEIDQITLGKYSFQAQKDGFTARFEPATVEKDITSQIIFELQVSTANNKPPDVPLLTAPTDNATGQPLTVDLTWTAKDPESDPMTYTVTVKNGTTDETKTYASLKDTKLTISGLSFSTKYYWQVTVDDGINKPINSVTNSFTTLAFPNPRYLYVKKVKNNNVIYTADESGNELQLSSAEVNSYRPRKNLSINRIAYISSDGSLNQIFTMNPDGTDVKKITNFIPIAGFNMEYVNYSWSTNGRQIIYPNFDRLYRIDSDGSGLIQLFKTPNGKFISECEWSQDGSQIVLKVNDMSGYNVEIYVINTAGDILYQVLSGVTGAASGLSISVDNSKIAYTRDVSGFENSTYRRLDSRIFIYTAADNTSTELASQKPNGFNDLDVKFSPNEAELIYVNTSNDGLSANTIQKVTISSSNSNGSRTTLFQNASMPDWR, encoded by the coding sequence ATGAAAATAGGACTAAAAATATTGATATGCTTTATGCTTTTGATTTCTTGTAGTGAAGATCAAGTTGATGAAACAGGAACAGGAGCAGTAAAAGGAAGAGTAGTAGATGCCCGAACATATGAAGGAATAGAAAATGCACGTATTTCTTCAAGCCCAACTACAAGTACTGTATTTTCGGATAAAGACGGGTATTTTGAAATAGATCAAATAACATTGGGGAAATATTCTTTTCAGGCCCAGAAAGATGGTTTTACCGCCAGATTTGAGCCTGCCACTGTTGAAAAAGACATAACATCTCAGATTATTTTTGAGTTACAAGTCTCTACTGCCAACAACAAACCACCAGATGTTCCCCTATTAACTGCACCTACAGACAATGCTACAGGACAGCCGTTAACAGTAGATTTAACCTGGACGGCAAAAGATCCGGAATCAGATCCGATGACCTATACTGTTACAGTGAAAAACGGAACAACAGACGAGACTAAAACCTATGCCAGCTTAAAAGATACAAAACTTACCATTTCTGGTTTAAGTTTTAGTACAAAATACTATTGGCAGGTAACCGTAGATGATGGAATTAATAAACCAATAAATAGTGTCACAAACTCCTTTACGACTTTAGCATTTCCAAATCCGAGATATTTGTATGTTAAAAAAGTAAAAAATAACAATGTCATTTATACAGCCGATGAATCCGGAAACGAACTTCAGTTATCATCTGCCGAAGTAAACAGTTACAGACCGAGAAAAAATTTAAGCATCAACAGAATTGCTTATATAAGTTCTGACGGATCATTAAACCAAATTTTTACAATGAATCCTGATGGTACTGATGTCAAAAAAATTACAAACTTTATACCTATAGCAGGATTTAATATGGAGTATGTTAATTATAGCTGGAGTACCAACGGAAGACAAATTATTTATCCAAATTTTGACAGATTGTACCGTATTGATTCTGACGGATCGGGATTGATTCAATTGTTTAAAACACCAAATGGAAAATTTATTTCAGAATGTGAATGGAGTCAGGACGGGTCACAAATTGTACTTAAAGTAAATGATATGTCGGGTTATAATGTTGAAATATATGTTATTAATACTGCCGGAGACATATTGTATCAGGTACTTTCCGGAGTGACAGGTGCAGCAAGCGGTCTTAGTATTTCTGTAGACAATAGTAAAATTGCCTATACGAGAGATGTTTCAGGATTTGAAAATTCGACTTACAGACGATTAGACTCCAGAATATTTATTTATACAGCTGCGGACAATACTTCAACCGAATTAGCAAGTCAAAAACCAAATGGATTTAATGATCTGGATGTAAAATTCTCTCCAAATGAAGCAGAGCTGATTTATGTCAATACATCAAATGATGGTTTATCAGCCAACACGATACAAAAAGTTACTATTTCCAGCAGCAATAGTAATGGTTCGAGAACAACACTATTCCAGAACGCCTCAATGCCGGATTGGAGGTAA
- a CDS encoding CsgE family curli-type amyloid fiber assembly protein, with the protein MKKYLNLLIAFFAIFFSESGFSQEVHIEVKAKIEVKEIENLLAITGTAENLKSQFKNISYKLTVFKKNKKNSNKSNNAQDGRVTLEPIQKVELSKTQVNFTPDDEIIILLLIFDEKNELIGKDRVVFGEDKAADAGKPIPVDGIEMIGIVANDTKTKLGNDFYDFFYAQYSKLRINTTKIVTVQEELTFGRTTKITILIDGEIVEEFISRPDEDFLKYMAESAASKAFKYFKDIEKQNKIITQY; encoded by the coding sequence ATGAAAAAGTATTTGAACTTACTAATTGCATTTTTTGCTATTTTTTTTTCTGAATCAGGATTTTCTCAGGAAGTCCACATAGAAGTAAAAGCCAAAATAGAAGTAAAAGAAATAGAAAATTTACTTGCTATTACGGGAACTGCAGAAAACTTAAAATCGCAGTTTAAAAATATATCTTATAAATTGACTGTATTTAAAAAAAATAAAAAAAACTCGAATAAATCAAATAATGCTCAGGATGGCAGAGTCACATTAGAACCGATTCAAAAAGTTGAACTTTCTAAAACGCAAGTCAATTTTACACCAGACGATGAGATCATCATATTGCTATTGATTTTTGATGAAAAAAATGAATTGATAGGCAAAGACCGTGTTGTTTTTGGAGAAGATAAAGCAGCTGATGCCGGAAAACCAATTCCTGTAGATGGAATTGAAATGATAGGGATCGTTGCTAATGATACCAAAACAAAACTGGGAAATGATTTTTATGATTTTTTTTATGCGCAATATTCAAAGCTAAGAATTAATACAACTAAAATCGTGACCGTTCAAGAGGAATTGACTTTTGGGCGTACAACAAAAATTACTATTCTGATAGATGGAGAAATAGTGGAAGAATTTATTTCGCGTCCGGACGAAGATTTTTTAAAATACATGGCAGAATCTGCTGCATCAAAGGCATTTAAGTATTTTAAAGACATCGAAAAACAGAATAAAATAATAACTCAGTATTAA
- a CDS encoding GNAT family N-acetyltransferase: MTTSNFNFSDTIILENDSVLLRPLQESDVDNLLEISVNEPETWKYSLVGADGKENLINYIQLAIKGRENQKEFPFIVFDKKTQKYAGSTRFYDMILEYKTLQLGYTWYGSAFRGTGLNKHCKFLLLQFAFETLGVERVEFRADNNNERSIAAMKSIGCKVEGVLRSHMPTANSDVRRDSIVLSIL; encoded by the coding sequence ATGACCACATCAAATTTTAATTTTTCAGACACTATTATTTTAGAAAACGATTCTGTTTTATTACGCCCTTTGCAAGAATCAGATGTCGATAATTTATTGGAAATTTCTGTTAACGAACCCGAAACCTGGAAATACTCTTTAGTAGGTGCGGACGGAAAAGAAAATTTGATCAATTATATCCAACTGGCAATAAAAGGACGAGAAAATCAAAAAGAATTTCCGTTTATCGTTTTCGATAAAAAGACACAAAAATATGCAGGTTCAACACGTTTCTACGACATGATTCTGGAATACAAAACACTACAGCTGGGATATACCTGGTACGGATCGGCTTTTAGAGGAACAGGGCTTAATAAACATTGTAAATTTTTATTGCTGCAATTTGCCTTTGAAACCCTTGGTGTGGAGCGCGTAGAGTTTCGTGCCGATAATAATAATGAACGCAGTATTGCCGCCATGAAAAGTATCGGATGTAAGGTTGAAGGCGTTTTACGGAGTCACATGCCTACTGCCAATAGTGATGTACGCCGTGATTCTATTGTGTTGAGCATCCTGTGA
- a CDS encoding glutamine synthetase III: MSTLRFQALQEASNRKPVHFEEIDRKSNIFGSNVFNEKAMKQFLTSDALKGVRDAVQHGTKIDRKLADYIAMGMKEWALSKGVTHYTHWFQPLTGTTAEKHDAFFETSYDGSDPVEKFGGAQLVQQEPDASSFPNGGIRNTFEARGYTAWDPTSPAFIYGTTLCIPTVFIAYTGEALDNKIPLLRALSVMDEAATEVCKYFDKNVKKVTATLGWEQEYFLIDKALANSRPDLMMTGRTLLGHTSAKGQQLDDHYFGSIPTRALTYMRDLEQECMLLGIPVKTRHNEVAPNQFELAPIFEETNLAVDHNSLLMDVMQRVAERHDFKVLFHEKPFKGVNGSGKHNNWSLATDTGVNLLSPSKTPMSNLQFLTFFINTIKAVNDYETLLRASIATASNDHRLGANEAPPAIISVFIGAQLSKVLIELESVTTGKLSPEEKTDLKLNVVGKIPDVLLDNTDRNRTSPFAFTGNKFEFRAVGSNANCSNAMTTLNAIVAKQLRDFKTEVDTLIESKDMKKDDAIFNVLREYIKQSKKILFEGDGYSEAWEKEAAKRGLSNFKTTPEAIKAKVSKQALELFDELGILNHVEAEARYEIELEEYTKKIQIEGRVLGDIARNHVIPTAIRYQNTLIENVKGLKEIFGAAFETIAKEQIVLIKEISGHIEGINSKVLAMTSERKTANQLTDAQKMAEAYCNKVKPYFEDIRNHCDKLELLVDDESWTLTKYRELLFTK; encoded by the coding sequence ATGTCAACATTACGTTTCCAAGCTTTGCAAGAAGCTTCCAACAGAAAGCCTGTACATTTTGAAGAAATAGACAGAAAGTCCAACATCTTTGGTTCAAATGTGTTTAATGAGAAAGCGATGAAGCAGTTTTTGACTTCAGATGCTTTAAAAGGAGTGAGAGATGCCGTTCAACACGGAACTAAGATTGACAGAAAACTGGCCGATTATATCGCCATGGGTATGAAAGAATGGGCATTATCAAAAGGTGTAACTCATTATACACACTGGTTTCAGCCGCTTACAGGTACAACAGCAGAAAAACATGATGCTTTTTTTGAAACGTCTTATGACGGAAGTGATCCTGTAGAGAAATTCGGAGGGGCTCAATTGGTACAACAGGAACCTGATGCATCAAGTTTTCCGAATGGAGGAATAAGAAATACATTTGAAGCAAGAGGGTATACCGCATGGGATCCAACTTCGCCGGCATTTATATATGGTACAACCTTATGTATTCCGACCGTATTTATCGCTTATACAGGAGAAGCGCTCGATAATAAGATTCCATTATTAAGAGCACTATCAGTTATGGATGAGGCTGCGACGGAAGTATGTAAATATTTCGATAAAAATGTTAAGAAAGTTACCGCTACTTTAGGATGGGAACAGGAATACTTTTTAATTGATAAAGCATTAGCGAATTCACGTCCTGATTTAATGATGACAGGAAGAACCTTACTGGGACATACTTCTGCAAAAGGACAACAATTAGACGATCATTATTTTGGGTCTATTCCAACACGCGCTTTAACGTATATGAGAGATTTAGAGCAGGAATGTATGTTATTGGGGATTCCGGTAAAAACACGTCACAATGAGGTAGCGCCAAACCAATTCGAATTGGCTCCGATTTTTGAAGAAACCAATCTGGCTGTAGATCATAACTCCTTATTAATGGATGTGATGCAGCGTGTAGCGGAGCGTCATGATTTTAAAGTATTGTTTCATGAAAAACCTTTTAAAGGAGTAAACGGTTCCGGAAAACACAATAACTGGTCATTGGCAACAGATACAGGAGTTAATTTATTGAGTCCAAGTAAAACGCCAATGAGCAATTTACAGTTTTTGACTTTCTTTATCAATACGATTAAAGCGGTTAACGATTATGAAACTTTATTGAGAGCGTCTATTGCAACGGCAAGTAACGATCATCGTTTGGGAGCTAATGAGGCACCGCCGGCAATTATATCCGTTTTTATTGGAGCACAATTGTCTAAAGTATTAATAGAGCTGGAAAGTGTAACCACAGGGAAATTGTCCCCAGAAGAAAAGACAGACTTAAAGTTAAATGTAGTTGGAAAAATCCCGGACGTTCTTTTAGACAATACAGATCGTAACCGAACTTCTCCTTTTGCTTTTACCGGAAATAAATTTGAGTTTAGAGCTGTAGGTTCAAATGCCAACTGTTCGAATGCGATGACTACTCTGAATGCTATTGTGGCCAAACAATTAAGAGATTTTAAAACAGAGGTAGATACTTTGATCGAATCTAAAGACATGAAAAAAGACGATGCCATCTTTAATGTTTTGAGAGAATACATCAAGCAGTCTAAAAAAATACTTTTTGAAGGTGACGGATATAGCGAAGCCTGGGAAAAAGAAGCCGCTAAGAGAGGATTAAGTAATTTTAAAACCACTCCGGAAGCTATTAAAGCCAAAGTTTCAAAGCAAGCTTTGGAGTTATTTGACGAATTAGGAATTTTAAATCACGTAGAAGCAGAAGCCCGTTACGAAATTGAATTGGAAGAATACACTAAGAAAATCCAGATTGAAGGAAGAGTATTAGGAGATATTGCCAGAAATCATGTTATTCCGACAGCTATTCGCTATCAAAATACTCTAATTGAAAATGTAAAAGGATTAAAAGAAATTTTTGGTGCAGCATTTGAAACCATCGCAAAAGAGCAAATTGTTCTGATTAAAGAAATCTCAGGACATATTGAAGGAATCAATTCTAAAGTATTAGCAATGACCAGTGAGCGAAAAACAGCTAATCAATTGACTGATGCGCAAAAAATGGCCGAAGCTTATTGCAATAAAGTAAAACCTTATTTTGAGGACATTCGTAATCATTGTGATAAATTGGAATTATTAGTTGATGATGAAAGCTGGACCCTAACTAAGTACAGAGAATTGTTGTTTACGAAGTAA